The sequence below is a genomic window from Chondrinema litorale.
TCCAGACTAATATGTATTTGGGCAGTGAAAACCGATCTGAAAATGTATTAGTAAGTGAAGATGTACTAGACGAAGCATTTAGTGGCGAAGAAGTTCTTAAGCGAATTTTTATTATTGACAAATGGACGCAATCTTTATATAAACCACTAAAAATTAACGGTGAGACTAAAGGAGTTCTTTTTGTAGGATTGGATGAAAATATAGACGAAAGAGCGGCTCCTATCTTTAATGAAATATCTTATTTCCAAACTGGTTACCCTTACTGTTTTGACTCTAAAGGTAAGTTTTTAATTCATCCTACTCTTAAAGGAGATAGCATAAATAATTATATTGATGTTGCTTCGCTAAGCAGAGATAAGCACAACAAAATCAGGTATGAATATGACGAAAATGGTCAATCTGGTGTGAATTGGATTTACTATCAGTATTATGCACCTTACGACATATTTGTTGCTGCAACTGTAAATGAAGAGGACTTTCTAGGAAAACCACTTTTTGAGATTAGAATGATCATCTTTTTTGGCTTACTAACCTCTTTAGTAATTGGTATAACAGGCATCTACTTTATGGTTGATACCATTACCAAACCAATAAATACTTTAAACTCTCAGCTTCAAGAATTAGCCCAAGGTAAAAAAGTAAAATATAAACCCATAAAGAGAAAAGACGAAATAGGGCACATTGCAAAAGCAGTTGGCAAAGTAATTAATAGCGTAAACGATGCATCTAAATTTGCTGAAGAAATTGGAAATGAAAACTACGATGCGGAATATAAAGCAATAAGTGATGAAGATGTATTAGGAAACGCACTTCTTAACATGAAGGATAATTTACAAAAGTCCAAAACTGAAAGAGAACAACGCGCATGGATTAATACAGGAATAGCCTCATTTAATAATATTTTAAGAAGCAACTCAAATGAAATAGAAGAACTTTCTGAACAGATTCTTATCCAAATTATTAAATACCTCAATGCAAATCAAGGCGCATTATATGTAGTTCAAGAGAAAGATCAATTAGAAAAACTTGTACTTAGTGCCTATTATGCTTGGGGTAAAAAGAAACATTTAAAACAAGAAATTTTACCGGGAGATGGACAAATCGGGCAGATTTGGTTAGAAAAAGAATACATCTACATGGAAAACATTCCTGATAATTATGTTCATATTAGTTCTGGTTTAGGAGATGCCAATCCAAGAATGATTTTAATAGTTCCTTTAATTCTAAATGATGTGGTTTATGGAATTATGGAAATTGCCTCTTTTGAAAAACTCGAAGAATTTAAAGTTCAATTTGTGTTAAGAATTGCTGAAAGTATTGCATCTACACTTTCTATGGTTCAAACCAACGAAAAGACTCACAAATTACTAAAAAAGACCCAGCAGATGACAGAAGAGCTTAGGTCGCAAGAAGAAGAAATGAGACAAAATGTAGAAGAACTACAAGCCACACACGAGGAGATGAATAGAAGGGAAAAATTATTGAGAGATGAAATTGAAGATTTAAAAACAGAAAATGAACAACTTAAATCTCCAGTAGAATAAAAAAGGAGGATAACTCCTCCTCTCTTTTATATTTTTATTTTCCAGCTAATATCTTTTTACCTTTTTTAGCTAAATCATTTATGTTATCTTCAACATCTTCAGATAGATGAGTAAAAGAATCTTTACTTTTTAGGTAAACCTCATCCATAGCATCATTAAGTTCTCTTACCTTTCTGTTCAGTTTCTTTCTAGTTCTTTTACCTTTATCTGGAGCAAACAACAATGCAGTAACTGCACCAACAGCAGCACCTAGTATTACACCCGCAAAAAACGATTCTCCTTTATTACTCATTTTAGTGTTCTATTTAAGTTCAAAAAAAATTAAAATTCCTTTAATATTTATAACGATATTGGGAAGCAATCGTTTTGAAAATTTTAAGTTCAAACCCTAAAACAGAGATATTTTTTTACTTTTTATAGGTATTTATCGCTTCTGTTGCCAATTCTGGTAAATCTCCTGAAATTATATCTATTCCCTTTTTAAATAAATCGTGATAAACAGAAATGCCCTTAGCTAATGCTTTATTATCAAGGTTTCCCATAGTGCCTATTATACAATAAGTACCTTTATCATGTATGGCTTTGTAAATGCTTTTCGGAGATTCTTTTGTACCAGTAAATGCCAAAATATTTGAAAATGGAATTCCAGTATTTTCAAATTGTTCTAACTCAAAACTATTTCTAATATTTACAGACATCATTAACTCAGGAGCCAAGCTATACACAAGTTTTGCATCTTCGATATTATATACAATAATCATAATATTGTCTGTTACATCTTGCTCTATTACTGTTTCTATCACTTTATTAAATGGAACAGTTCTTTTTACATCTAGGCTTAATATAGCCTTATCTTTCGACCATTTTAACACATCTTTGAGCAATGGTACTTTATAATTTGTTTTATTTCCATTGTTATCTACTAAAGACAGGTTTTGAATTTCAGCATAAGTTAACTCGCCTACTTTGCCAGTTCCGGTTGTAGTTCTATCTACAGAATTATCGTGCATTAATACAAGCACACTGTCTTTAGTTAAACTTATATCTATTTCTAAGATGCAGGGAATAAGATTTACTGTATGCGCAAATGTTTCTAGACAGTTTTCTGGATAACCCACTAAAGGTCCACCACGATGTGCGCTGTAAAGTGGTTCTTTTTCTGGAGTCCATTTAAAAAACTCAGTGATAGTTTTGTCCTCATCTATAAGTGCATCTAATTGCTGAGCACAACAAGAAAAAACACTTAGCAAAGTGACAAGAAGTGATAATGTAAACTTGTTAATCATAATTTTTAAAGATTACTTGATTTGTTCTTTTAGGATACTTAGCGATAATTTTGATTTAATTTGCCAACAAATTTATTGAGAATTAATGTAAGTAGAACATAATGGAAAATATATACGCCGAGATTATTACCATTGGAGATGAAATTCTTTATGGTCAAATTACAGATACAAATAGCCAGTGGATTAGCAGCGAACTAGATAAAATAGGCATCAGAATTATTAGAAAGGTGTCTGTTGGTGATGTGAGAGAAGAAATTGAAAAGTCTTTTAAAGAAGCTG
It includes:
- a CDS encoding Cache 3/Cache 2 fusion domain-containing protein, whose translation is MRKILQNFGFNLKTQFILFTSLTFTLVFTLLASGIYLYQKKLLIESNEARMYGHVQDLINTINIYYEERKETILKTGDGFEKLLSGSKQIVETDSTISMPAISFRDGTQKTVEVNQWLYLGEQLQYGDHYLVDAIGDISGGYVSLFQKAEDEHLVIQTNMYLGSENRSENVLVSEDVLDEAFSGEEVLKRIFIIDKWTQSLYKPLKINGETKGVLFVGLDENIDERAAPIFNEISYFQTGYPYCFDSKGKFLIHPTLKGDSINNYIDVASLSRDKHNKIRYEYDENGQSGVNWIYYQYYAPYDIFVAATVNEEDFLGKPLFEIRMIIFFGLLTSLVIGITGIYFMVDTITKPINTLNSQLQELAQGKKVKYKPIKRKDEIGHIAKAVGKVINSVNDASKFAEEIGNENYDAEYKAISDEDVLGNALLNMKDNLQKSKTEREQRAWINTGIASFNNILRSNSNEIEELSEQILIQIIKYLNANQGALYVVQEKDQLEKLVLSAYYAWGKKKHLKQEILPGDGQIGQIWLEKEYIYMENIPDNYVHISSGLGDANPRMILIVPLILNDVVYGIMEIASFEKLEEFKVQFVLRIAESIASTLSMVQTNEKTHKLLKKTQQMTEELRSQEEEMRQNVEELQATHEEMNRREKLLRDEIEDLKTENEQLKSPVE
- a CDS encoding YtxH domain-containing protein, translating into MSNKGESFFAGVILGAAVGAVTALLFAPDKGKRTRKKLNRKVRELNDAMDEVYLKSKDSFTHLSEDVEDNINDLAKKGKKILAGK
- a CDS encoding glycerophosphodiester phosphodiesterase family protein, with translation MINKFTLSLLVTLLSVFSCCAQQLDALIDEDKTITEFFKWTPEKEPLYSAHRGGPLVGYPENCLETFAHTVNLIPCILEIDISLTKDSVLVLMHDNSVDRTTTGTGKVGELTYAEIQNLSLVDNNGNKTNYKVPLLKDVLKWSKDKAILSLDVKRTVPFNKVIETVIEQDVTDNIMIIVYNIEDAKLVYSLAPELMMSVNIRNSFELEQFENTGIPFSNILAFTGTKESPKSIYKAIHDKGTYCIIGTMGNLDNKALAKGISVYHDLFKKGIDIISGDLPELATEAINTYKK